From the Gammaproteobacteria bacterium genome, the window CCGGATACGAGCCGGTAGCCGCCGGGCGGGCGCTGGTCTCGGGCGCCTTCGGCTCCTGGGAGCGGTTCGCCTCCATCACCCTGGTGCGCGCGACCCCGCTCATTCTGACCGGGCTGGCCGTTGCGCTCGCCTTCCGCGCGGGCGTGTGGAACATCGGAGCGGAGGGGCAGCTCTACGCGGGCGCGGTGGCGGCCGTGTGGGTGGGGCTCACCTTTCCGGGCGCGCCGGCGTGGCTGCTCCTCCCCGGGGCGATGGCGGCCGCCGCGGTGGCGGGAGGCCTTTGGACGCTCGTACCGGTGGGGCTCAAGTTCCGCGCCGGGGTCGGAGAGGTCATCACCACCATCCTGATGAACTTCGTCGCCATCCACACGGTGGCGTGGCTGGTGCACGGCCCCCTGCAGGAGGCGCGCGGGGTCTTTCCGCAGACCGACCCGGTAGCGCTCGCGGCCCGGCTCCCGCGCCTCGGGGCCGGTCGGCTGCACGCCGGCTTCCCGGTCGCGGTCGTGCTCGCGGGGGCGCTCTGGTGGCTGCTGAGGCAAAGCGCCTGGGGATTCCGGGTGCGGGCGGTGGGCGCCTCGGTCCGCGCGGCAGCCGTGTCCGGCCGCATCCACACGGGAAGCGTGGTGCTGGGGGCGTTCCTGCTCTCCGGGATGCTCGCCGGGCTGGCGGGCGGGGTGGAGGTGGCGGGGGTGACCTTCGCGCTCTACGAGAACCTCTCCCCCGGCTACGGCTACACGGCCATCGCGGTCGCCCTCCTCGCGGGCCTGAACCCCCTCGCGGTACTCCTGGCGGCCGGGTTCTTTGGCGTCCTGCAGGCGGGAGCGGCCGCCATGCAGCGCGACGTGGGAGTGCCCGCTGTCTGGGTCAGCGCCATCGAGGCGCTCGTCATTCTGGCCGTGGTGGCGGCGGACCGGTTCCTGCGCCGGGGCGTGGCCGGGAAGGGTGGAGGCTGACGGTGGACGCGGCGGCTCTTCAGGCCTTTCTCGAGGCGTCGGTGCGGCTGGGCGCGCCCCTTGCCCTCGCCGCCCTGGGCGAGACCATCAGCGAGCGCGCCGGCGTCATCAACATCGGCCTGGAGGGCTCGATCATCGGGGGTGCCTTGGGCGGGGCGCTCGGGGCGCTGCTCACCGGATCGCCGGGCGCGGGCGTTCTGGCGGGGGCAGCCGCCGGAACCGCGATCGCCGGCGTCTTCGCGCTGTTCGCCATCACCCTGAACGCCGACCAGATCATCGTCGGCACGGCGGTGACCCTCGGGGGACTGGGCATCACGGGTGTCGTCTACCAGAGCGTGTTCGGCGCCACCGGCACGGCGCTGACCCTTCCCACCCTGCCCGCGCTCCCGCTCCCGGGCCTGTCGGCGCTGCCCGCGATCGGACCGGCGCTCTTCAGCCAGGCATGGACCACCTACCTGGCCTATCTGCTGGCGCCCGCGCTCTGGTACTACCTGTTCCGCACCCGCTGGGGACTCGAACTGCGGGCCGTGGGCGAAGAGCCGGACGCAGCCGACGCGGCCGGCATCCGCGTGCGCCGCACCCGCGTCCTGGCGGTGCTCGGCGCGGGCTTCCTGGCGGGAATCGCGGGAGCCCATCTGGCGCTCGCCCACGCCGGCACTTTCGCGGAGGGGATGTCGGCGGGACGGGGCTTCATCGCCATCGCAGTGGTCGTGCTGGGCCGCTGGAATCCCCTCCTCGTCCTCCTCGCCTCCCTCTTCTTCGGCGCGGCTTCGGCGCTCCAGTTCGAACTCCAGGCGGTGTTCGCGAACGTGCCCTACCAGCTCCTCCTGGCGTTCCCCTACCTGCTCACCCTCGCGGCGCTCGCGGGATGGATCGGCCGTTCCAAAGCGCCCGCGGCCCTCGCGCGTCCGTGGCCCCCTCGCTCGGGCGAATAGCGGGCGCAGGAGTCGGCAAAACGCCGCGGACCGAGTATCCTTGAAGGGGATTCGGCGCACCCTGCTCCACGCGCGCCCAACCCGACCCGGCGAGCACCTGAAATCGAAGGAGAGAGGCCCATGAGACGGTTTATATTCGCCTGCATTCAGGGACTCGCGGTCCTCGCCGCGAACACGGCGTGCGCGGCGGCGGCACCGGAGATGGCTGCAACGCCGGCACCGGCCCCCGCGATGCAGTCCACGGAGCCATCGCCCCCCGCCGATGCGGCGGAGGAGGCCGGGGCGCTTCCCCGGGTGACCATCGTGGCCACGGGAGGAACCATCGCGGGGGTGTCCGACACCCGCACCAGCTTCCAGAGCTACCGGGCCGGGTCGCTCGGCATCGACGAGATGCTCTCGGAGCTCAGGCCCCAGATCGACGAGGTGGCGGACGTCACCACGGTCCAGTTCGGCAACCGGCCCTCGGGCGGCTACGCGATCGCCGACTTCTTCGACTTGACCCGCGCCGTCGAGGACGCGCTCGAGACGGCGGACGCCGTGGTCGTGACCTCGGGAACGGGCAGCATGGACGAGTTCGTCTACTGGCTCGACCTGACCGTGCAGAGCCGGAAGCCCGTCGTCATCACCGGCGCGATGCGGCCCTGGACCGTGATCGGCACCGACGCGCACGCCAACCTGTTCAACGCCATCGTCCTGGCCGCCAGCGGCGAAACCCGCTGTTTCGGCACCGTGCTCATGCTCAACGACGAATTCCACGCCGCCAAGGAGGCATGGAAGGGCGATGCCTACCGGATGGACACCTTCGTGTCACGCGAGCTCGGCAACCTGGGCTTCATCGACGAGCTGGACGTGCGAACCTATCGGGCTCCCCCGCGGGTACAGCATTGTGCCGAACCCGAGCGGTGGATGACCCCGTTCGATCTGAGCGCGATCTCGAAGGATGACCTTCCCCGGGTCGAGGTCCTCATCGGATACCAGGGCGCCGGGCTGGACGAGGCCATTACGGCGTGGGCCGAAGCCGGGGTCCGGGGCATCGTCCTCGCCGGGGGCCGCGGGTCCCGGGAGGTGCAGGAGAAGGCCGAGGAGATTGGGGTGGTTTTCCGGCGCACCCATCGCTTCCGCACCGGCACCGACAACCTCTACCCACAGAAGGCGAGGCTGCTTCTGCTGCTGTCGCTCGCGTTCACGGACGACCCCGAGCAGGTGGACGCCTGGTTCGAGGAACTGGGCGGGGCTGAATTCGAGATCGATCCGGGGAGGTAACAACCCGGCGGCCGGTCCGCGTGTCCTTGGAGGAGACGCGCTTTTCCCCGCTTGCGTGCCGGGCTACGTTGCGGGCTCGATTGCCGTGCGCATGACCAAAGGATGTCGCCAGATGCCTCGATTTCCGCTTCTGATTCCCGCTGCCCTGGTGGCTGCATTGGTCGCCGGATCCGTCCCGGCCGCCGTCCCCGCGCTCGCCCAGGCGCCCCCCGACGATCGGGGCACGGTCGCGGTCGGGCTTCTGCTGCGCGAGCTGGACGGCGTGAAGCGGGTGCTGATGACCGCCGCGCACCCGGACGACGAGGACACCAACACGATCACCACCCTCGCCCGCGGCATGGGCGCGCGCACGGCCTATCTGGCGCTCACGCGCGGTGAGGGCGGACAGAACCTCATCGGCACCGAGTTCTGGGAAGGGCTGGGGATCATCCGCAGCAACGAGCTCGTGGCCGCGCGCGCGATCGACGGCGGTGAGCAGTTCTTCACGCGGGCCATCGATTTCGGCTTCTCGAAGTCCGCGGACGAGACGCTGTCCAAGTGGCCCCGCGAGGAGATTCTCGGGGATGTGGTTTGGGCCATCCGGCGTTTCCGGCCGCAGGTCATCGTCTCGGTGTTCAGCGGCACGCCCAGGGACGGTCACGGTCAGCATCAGGTAGCGGGCATTCTCACGCACGAGGCCTTCGACGTGGCCGCGGACCCGAGCCGCTTCCCGGAACAACTCGGCGACGGCATCGAGGCTTGGCAGGCCGACAAGCTCTACCTGGCGCGGGGTGGATTCGTAGGAGGTGAGTCGGTCACGCTGCAACCGGGAACCTTCGATCCGCTCCTGGCTCGCTCCTATCTCCAGGTGTCGATGGATTCGCGCAGCCAGCACCGTTCCCAGGACATGGGATCGGCGCAGCCGATGGGACCGCGGCAGTCGATCCTGGCGCTGGTGAAGACGGCGGAGGGCGTCGACGGCACCGGCGGCTTCTTCGCAGGCGTCGATACGACCTTCGCGGGGCTCATCGCGCAGGCCGTACCACCGAGCGAGGCATCCCAGGAGGAGATCGAGACCTATCGGGCGGCCATCGGCGTCACGGAGGCTTCGCTGGATGCGATGGCGCCGGAGCAGGCCGCCCCGGCGCTCGCGCGCGCCCTCGAGACGCTGGAGCGGATCATCGAGCGCGCCGGCGGCCCGAACGCGCCCCCCGAGGTCACCGAAGCGCTCGCACGCCGGCATGACCTGGTGCGCCAGGCCCTCCTGGCCTCGTCCGCGGTGCTGACGCAGGTGCGCGCGAGCGACGACCTGGTCGTGCCCGGGGAGTCCTTCGAGGTGCGGGTCGATCTCTGGAACGCCGGACCCTATCGGGTCGAGGGAGCCGGACCCGGGCTGGCGCTCCCGGAAGGCTGGAACGCGGACCTGCTGGAGGGCAGAACCATCGACACCGGGGGCTTCGGTCCCCGCCGGACCTCGCTGACGACGGTTTCCGGAACCTCGGAAACGCTCGCGCCGGGCGAGATCCGCCGCTGGGTATTCCGCGTGGACGTGCCCGCGGACGCCGACCCCTCTCGCCGCTACTACCTGAGTGAGCCCCGGGAGGGCGACATCTACGCCTGGCCGGACGACTGGCAGTTGCGCGGCCTGCCCCACGATCCCCCCGTGGTGACCGGCGGCGCGCGCTTCGAGCTGGTCATGGACGGCGGCCCGACCGGTTCGCCCACCCGCATGGCCCTAGCCAGCGACGACGCAGCGCGCTACTACGGGGTCGACCCCGCCCAGGGCGAGTTCACCGAGCCGCTGCTGGTGGTGCCCGCCGTGTCGGTGACGGTCGCGCCCGCACAGATGGTATGGCCGCTCGGCGACACGGGCGCGCGCACCGTCAGCATCCGCGTCCGCAACGAGGCAGAGGAGGGTGTCACCGGTGAACTCGCCCTGGAGGGAGCGGGGTGGTCGGTCGCGCCCGCCTCCGTCCCGGTCGAACTCGCCTCACCCGGCACCGAGCGCACCTACACGCTCACCGTGGCCCCCGAGGCGGGCCGGGGCGTCGGCCGCGACCGGCTGACCGCCATGGTGCGCGCCGCCGACGGCCGCGCCTGGAGCGAGCGCGTCGAACTCATCGACTACCCGCACATCGAGCGGGCGGCCCAGTTCCACCCGGCGGAGCTGCGCACCTCCATCTTCCCCGTCACACTGCCCGAGGGCCGGCGTGTCGGATACATCATGGGCACGGGGGATTCCGGCCCCGAGGCCCTCGCCTCCCTCGGGTTCGAGGTGGAGCTGCTGGGGCCGGCCGATGTGCTCGCCGGCGACTTTGCGCGCTTCGACGTCCTCGTGCTGGGCGTGCGCGCCTACGAGGCCCGCGATGACCTGGCGGCCGCCAACGAGGCGGTCCTCGACTTCGCACGCGCCGGGGGCACCGTGGTGACCCAGTACAACCAGTACGCCTTTCCGGCGAGCGGCCACGCGCCCTATCCGGTAACGATCTCGCGGCCGCACGACCGCATCACCGACGAGAACGCCGCCGTCACCTTCCTGCATCCCGCGGCCCCGGTGCTGAACGCCCCCAACCAAATCAGCGATGCCGACTTCGAGGGCTGGAGGCAGGAGCGCGGCCTCTACATGCTGAACACCTGGGACCCGGCCTTCACTCCCGTGCTCTCCATGGCCGATCCAGGCGAGGCCCCCAAGGAGGGCTCTCTTTTGATCGCTCCTCTCGGAGAAGGCGTGTACATCTACACCGGACTCGCCCTCTTCCGGCAGTTCGGCGACGGCGTCCCGGGCGCGTATCGCCTGTTCGCCAACCTGGTCTCCCTCGACGGCCCGACCTGGCGACAGTACATAACGCCCGTCCCGGACGCGGACGGGGGCGGCGCCCGATGAGCGCGCCGCGTTCCGGAGGATTCGCCCTGGCGGGGTTCCTGCTGGCCACCGCCGCCATGCTGGCCTCCCCGATCCCGACGCACGCCCAGACTCCGGTCTGGTCGGCAACGCTCACCGTGGCTCGAACGAATGCCGCGGACGCGGTCGGCTATTGCCGGGGTGCCGCCAACTGCAGCGGGGAAACCGCGCACTACGGCGAGCTGAGCGAACCGGGCTTCTCGATCGGAGAGACGGGCTATACCGTCACCAGCATCCGCTGGGGAGCCGGCGGGGAGGGCTACATCCACCTCACGCTGGACCTGGCCCTGTCCGACGAGGATATGGCATCACTCGTTCTCCAGCTCGATGATACCAGCCTCAGCCTGGCAGAGGCCCGAGTAAACGAGCCTGCGGAACATGACTTCACCGCCAACTACACCTGGGACGGCAGCGGGTCTGTTCCGGATGAGGCGACCTCGGTCAGCGTGAGTCTAAGCAGGGGTCCCGCGCCCATCCGCTAGCAGGGTCCGCGCGGCTCACCGCCAAGCCTTACGTAACGTCAGGGTTCCGGGGGAGCAGCCGCTAACAGTCCCCGGATGCATCGCCGCTCGAGGACCGGGGGGTGTCCACGGGCCGCTCGATGGCGCCCACCGGCACCGTGTCCCCGACACCGCTCAGACCGTACTTTCCCAGGATCCGAAGCAGGTGACCTCAAAGGGGTTCACCGAGTCCGTTCCGGGGAAGGATGCCCTCAACCGGTCGGGAGGAACGCATGCCAACCAGGCACCCAGCGGCAAGGGACGTCCCGGAACAAGTGATTCCGACCGTGTCGGTGCTCCTGGCGCTGGTGTTTCTGATGACGGGCACCATGAAGCTCATCGGGGGGTGGTGGGACCGGTTCGAGGTGTGGGGCTACCCCGTCTGGTTCTTCTACGTCGTCGGTGTTACGGAGACGGCGGCGGGCCTCGCGCTGATGCGGAGGAGGACGCGGCTGTACGGGGCACTGGCCATCATGGCCGTCATGGCTGGCGCGCTCTTCACGCTGCTGCGGGCCGGCGACACCGACCGCATTGCCATTCCCGCTCTGGCGCTCGTGCTCGCGGT encodes:
- a CDS encoding DoxX family protein; translation: MPTRHPAARDVPEQVIPTVSVLLALVFLMTGTMKLIGGWWDRFEVWGYPVWFFYVVGVTETAAGLALMRRRTRLYGALAIMAVMAGALFTLLRAGDTDRIAIPALALVLAVTVANYSR
- a CDS encoding PIG-L family deacetylase → MPRFPLLIPAALVAALVAGSVPAAVPALAQAPPDDRGTVAVGLLLRELDGVKRVLMTAAHPDDEDTNTITTLARGMGARTAYLALTRGEGGQNLIGTEFWEGLGIIRSNELVAARAIDGGEQFFTRAIDFGFSKSADETLSKWPREEILGDVVWAIRRFRPQVIVSVFSGTPRDGHGQHQVAGILTHEAFDVAADPSRFPEQLGDGIEAWQADKLYLARGGFVGGESVTLQPGTFDPLLARSYLQVSMDSRSQHRSQDMGSAQPMGPRQSILALVKTAEGVDGTGGFFAGVDTTFAGLIAQAVPPSEASQEEIETYRAAIGVTEASLDAMAPEQAAPALARALETLERIIERAGGPNAPPEVTEALARRHDLVRQALLASSAVLTQVRASDDLVVPGESFEVRVDLWNAGPYRVEGAGPGLALPEGWNADLLEGRTIDTGGFGPRRTSLTTVSGTSETLAPGEIRRWVFRVDVPADADPSRRYYLSEPREGDIYAWPDDWQLRGLPHDPPVVTGGARFELVMDGGPTGSPTRMALASDDAARYYGVDPAQGEFTEPLLVVPAVSVTVAPAQMVWPLGDTGARTVSIRVRNEAEEGVTGELALEGAGWSVAPASVPVELASPGTERTYTLTVAPEAGRGVGRDRLTAMVRAADGRAWSERVELIDYPHIERAAQFHPAELRTSIFPVTLPEGRRVGYIMGTGDSGPEALASLGFEVELLGPADVLAGDFARFDVLVLGVRAYEARDDLAAANEAVLDFARAGGTVVTQYNQYAFPASGHAPYPVTISRPHDRITDENAAVTFLHPAAPVLNAPNQISDADFEGWRQERGLYMLNTWDPAFTPVLSMADPGEAPKEGSLLIAPLGEGVYIYTGLALFRQFGDGVPGAYRLFANLVSLDGPTWRQYITPVPDADGGGAR
- a CDS encoding ABC transporter permease; the protein is MIRRLLRPRLRSRWIGPLAAGSVALLTAALLAAAGLALAGYEPVAAGRALVSGAFGSWERFASITLVRATPLILTGLAVALAFRAGVWNIGAEGQLYAGAVAAVWVGLTFPGAPAWLLLPGAMAAAAVAGGLWTLVPVGLKFRAGVGEVITTILMNFVAIHTVAWLVHGPLQEARGVFPQTDPVALAARLPRLGAGRLHAGFPVAVVLAGALWWLLRQSAWGFRVRAVGASVRAAAVSGRIHTGSVVLGAFLLSGMLAGLAGGVEVAGVTFALYENLSPGYGYTAIAVALLAGLNPLAVLLAAGFFGVLQAGAAAMQRDVGVPAVWVSAIEALVILAVVAADRFLRRGVAGKGGG
- a CDS encoding ABC transporter permease produces the protein MDAAALQAFLEASVRLGAPLALAALGETISERAGVINIGLEGSIIGGALGGALGALLTGSPGAGVLAGAAAGTAIAGVFALFAITLNADQIIVGTAVTLGGLGITGVVYQSVFGATGTALTLPTLPALPLPGLSALPAIGPALFSQAWTTYLAYLLAPALWYYLFRTRWGLELRAVGEEPDAADAAGIRVRRTRVLAVLGAGFLAGIAGAHLALAHAGTFAEGMSAGRGFIAIAVVVLGRWNPLLVLLASLFFGAASALQFELQAVFANVPYQLLLAFPYLLTLAALAGWIGRSKAPAALARPWPPRSGE
- a CDS encoding asparaginase; protein product: MRRFIFACIQGLAVLAANTACAAAAPEMAATPAPAPAMQSTEPSPPADAAEEAGALPRVTIVATGGTIAGVSDTRTSFQSYRAGSLGIDEMLSELRPQIDEVADVTTVQFGNRPSGGYAIADFFDLTRAVEDALETADAVVVTSGTGSMDEFVYWLDLTVQSRKPVVITGAMRPWTVIGTDAHANLFNAIVLAASGETRCFGTVLMLNDEFHAAKEAWKGDAYRMDTFVSRELGNLGFIDELDVRTYRAPPRVQHCAEPERWMTPFDLSAISKDDLPRVEVLIGYQGAGLDEAITAWAEAGVRGIVLAGGRGSREVQEKAEEIGVVFRRTHRFRTGTDNLYPQKARLLLLLSLAFTDDPEQVDAWFEELGGAEFEIDPGR